The following proteins are co-located in the Castanea sativa cultivar Marrone di Chiusa Pesio chromosome 8, ASM4071231v1 genome:
- the LOC142606339 gene encoding putative mitochondrial protein AtMg00820 has product MHEELNQFVRNDVWELVPRLENVHVIGTKWISKNKTDEDGEIIRNKSRLVAQGYTQVEGVNFDESFTLVARLKSIRILMSIACTMNFKLYQMDVKCAFLNGYLNEEVFAEQPKGF; this is encoded by the coding sequence ATGCATGAAGAGCTTAATCAATTTGTGAGAAATGATGTATGGGAACTTGTTCCTAGGCTTGAAAATGTTCATGTCATCGGCACCAAATGGATCTCCAAAAACAAGACCGACGAGGATGGAGAGATTATACGGAATAAGTCTCGGCTGGTGGCTCAAGGATACACTCAAGTGGAAGGAGTAAATTTTGATGAATCCTTCACTCTCGTAGCAAGGCTTAAGTCTATTCGCATTCTTATGTCAATTGCATGCACTATGAACTTCAAACTctatcaaatggatgtgaaaTGTGCATTTCTCAATGGATATCTGAATGAAGAAGTGTTTGCTGAACAACCCAAAGGGTTCTAA